One Mangifera indica cultivar Alphonso chromosome 4, CATAS_Mindica_2.1, whole genome shotgun sequence genomic region harbors:
- the LOC123214345 gene encoding proline-rich receptor-like protein kinase PERK12, with translation MSNSAEAPGKGDNSPPAYSKAPPPGNNRNNNTSSSSNSNNNNNNGNNNSPPSPQKESNQSRSPNKSSSSPQNSPPRQEKNSPSNAAPSNGNAEPGGTKWSPPSAQTSRPSPSSSTTPGITQPLTDSSPTAHSHPTSSGSPNTKTTPASPSDGHSSSSSETSSSSSTSSVGHSTIVDATVAGAFMVAFIAIFFVARRKKRRQDIYAGHYMPPPSNFPQKPDGYYYPQPYMTPHSGPMDPYYGNKTHPSPMGSYEGQIGTGYPAGGLDSGVFSGSKSFFTYEEVMEITDGFACQNVIGEGGFGCVYKGKLPDGKEVAVKQLKAGSGQGEREFRAEVEIISRVHHRHLVSLVGYSIADRNRLLIYEFVPNNTLEHHLLAQTVLDWSKRLKIAIGAAKGLAYLHEDCHPKIIHRDIKSANILLDNEFEAKVADFGLAKLNDTTQTHVSTRVMGTFGYLAPEYAASGKLTDRSDVFSFGVVLLELITGRRPVDPTQPLGEESLVEWARPVLAQALETGDISELVDPRLEKHYVEAEVFRMIRTAAACVRHSSQKRPRMVQVVRALDSEGEMSDLSNGAKFGQSTIYDSGQYNQDMMMFRKLALGDSSEFSGDYSSGEMSGIANSGMNNTGEFKNSGPQGQYGGRL, from the exons CCTCAAAAAGAGAGCAATCAGTCACGATCTCCTAACAAGTCTTCATCTTCACCACAAAATTCTCCTCCTCGTCAGGAAAAAAATTCACCATCAAATGCGGCCCCATCGAATGGAAACGCTGAACCGGGAGGGACCAAATGGAGTCCGCCATCAGCACAAACTTCCCGTCCCTCTCCATCTTCATCAACTACTCCTGGAATCACTCAGCCGCTCACTGATTCATCACCAACTGCGCATAGTCATCCAACATCATCCGGCTCTCCTAACACCAAAACGACGCCAGCATCACCCTCAGACGGGCATTCTTCTTCCAGTTCCGAGACATCCAGCTCTTCATCAACAAGTTCAGTTGGTCATAGCACCATTGTTGATGCAACAGTAGCTGGTGCGTTTATGGTCGCATTTATTGCCATATTTTTTGTGGCGAGGCGGAAGAAAAGGAGACAAGACATTTATGCCGGCCATTACATGCCCCCTCCCAGTAACTTTCCTCAGAAACCAG ACGGATATTACTATCCTCAGCCATACATGACGCCACATTCTGGACCAATGGATCCCTACTATGGCAATAAAACCCATCCATCTCCAATGGGAAGCTACGAAGGTCAAATAGGAACTGGTTACCCTGCAGGGGGATTGGACTCTGGTGTTTTCAGCGGATCGAAGAGCTTTTTCACCTATGAAGAAGTGATGGAAATAACAGATGGATTTGCTTGTCAAAATGTTATCGGCGAGGGAGGTTTTGGATGTGTTTATAAAGGAAAACTGCCAGATGGGAAAGAGGTGGCCGTCAAACAGCTCAAGGCAGGTAGTGGACAGGGGGAGAGAGAATTCAGGGCTGAAGTTGAGATTATCAGTCGTGTTCATCATCGACATTTGGTGTCTTTGGTGGGATATTCCATTGCTGATCGTAATAGATTGCTTATCTATGAGTTTGTTCCGAATAATACTTTAGAGCATCATTTGCTTG CTCAAACTGTGTTGGATTGGAGCAAAAGACTCAAGATTGCTATAGGGGCTGCAAAGGGTTTGGCATATTTACATGAAGATT GTCATCCGAAAATCATTCATAGGGACATTAAGTCAGCGAACATTCTGTTGGATAATGAGTTTGAAGCAAAG GTTGCAGACTTTGGACTTGCTAAACTAAACGACACTACTCAGACCCATGTCTCAACTAGAGTGATGGGGACATTTGG GTATTTAGCACCAGAGTATGCAGCAAGTGGAAAATTGACTGATAGATCAGATGTATTCTCATTTGGAGTCGTGCTCCTAGAACTTATAACTGGGCGTAGGCCAGTTGATCCGACTCAGCCTCTGGGGGAGGAGAGTTTAGTTGAATGG GCTCGTCCTGTACTTGCTCAGGCCCTTGAAACCGGTGATATTAGTGAATTAGTTGATCCAAGGCTTGAAAAACATTATGTGGAGGCTGAAGTGTTCAGAATGATCCGGACAGCTGCAGCCTGTGTCCGTCATTCTTCTCAAAAGAGGCCTCGCATGGTTCAG GTTGTGAGAGCATTGGACAGTGAAGGAGAAATGTCTGATCTAAGCAACGGGGCGAAATTTGGTCAAAGCACTATTTATGATTCTGGTCAATACAATCAAGACATGATGATGTTCAGGAAACTGGCACTTGGAGACAGTTCTGAATTCAGTGGAGATTACTCTTCCGGGGAAATGTCAGGAATAGCAAATTCAGGCATGAACAATACTGGAGAGTTTAAAAATAGTGGACCTCAGGGGCAATATGGTGGCCGGCTTTAA